The following proteins are co-located in the Halorussus caseinilyticus genome:
- a CDS encoding PH domain-containing protein: MARGAPAVWSTVLGLPFVLAGGWLYVGQSAYPGVVGLPFAFFGLFVVGIGAYVHAVSPSEPRLGDDEELLEKRHPTQRVARVKIAVGLPLLVATVYLLFFTRVPYVYPTATFVVGLYAFSSGLYTYWTNSLTTYYVTSRRIIKEYRFLSLVRREIPREKVRGVQERKSAIEALVGLGNVLVASGGGRSLEIRMRNMEQSESFADSIRTLISES; the protein is encoded by the coding sequence GTGGCCCGAGGCGCACCTGCGGTCTGGAGTACGGTCCTCGGTCTCCCGTTCGTCCTCGCCGGGGGATGGCTCTACGTCGGCCAGTCCGCCTACCCCGGGGTCGTCGGCCTGCCGTTCGCCTTCTTCGGCCTGTTCGTCGTCGGCATCGGCGCGTACGTCCACGCAGTCTCGCCGAGCGAACCACGGTTGGGCGACGACGAGGAACTGCTGGAGAAGCGCCACCCGACCCAGCGCGTGGCCCGGGTGAAAATCGCGGTGGGGCTTCCCCTGCTGGTAGCGACCGTCTATCTGCTGTTCTTCACCAGAGTCCCGTACGTCTACCCGACGGCGACGTTCGTCGTGGGTCTCTACGCCTTCTCGTCGGGGTTGTACACCTACTGGACCAACTCGCTGACGACCTACTACGTGACCTCCCGGCGCATCATCAAGGAGTATCGGTTCCTCTCGCTGGTCCGTCGGGAGATTCCCCGCGAAAAGGTCCGGGGCGTCCAAGAGCGCAAGTCGGCAATCGAGGCGCTGGTCGGACTCGGAAACGTCCTCGTCGCCAGCGGCGGCGGGCGCTCGCTGGAGATTCGGATGCGAAACATGGAGCAGTCCGAGTCGTTCGCCGACAGCATCCGGACGCTGATTTCGGAGTCCTAA
- a CDS encoding MmgE/PrpD family protein, whose protein sequence is MTTTADIADFALSLEFEDMTDDTVDELKKRVADSLGIAVAAMEEEPVGVVRDTVTEFGGEGCTLWGVGSDAGGEAVASPPDATMYNTALVRYLDYMDSFLAPGETPHPSDNVAGILACGEYADASGEDLLTAVGVAYEVQGALAWNAPVRDRGWDHVTHTVISAACGAGTILGLDREPLRSAIGIAGTGHNALRVTRTEGISEWKGIASANAARNAVYSAFLAKHGMDGPKNLFEGQKGWKQTISGDFEAEFTPAERVHDVMTKKYVAETYAQSAVEGVIELAEREDIDPDEVEKIRLDTFAGAKLIIGGGEGSRYEVETKAQADHSLPYMLAAALVDREMGNDQYDPERIRRDDVQELLRKVEVSADSDLTARFENGEMPAVVAVETADGTTYLVEKDHFEGHPNDPMSWDEIERKFHETAGMRYDEAKRDEIIETVLQLEDRDVTDLVALLG, encoded by the coding sequence ATGACCACCACCGCCGACATCGCCGACTTCGCGCTGAGTCTCGAATTCGAGGACATGACCGACGACACCGTAGACGAACTCAAAAAACGGGTCGCCGACTCGCTGGGCATCGCCGTCGCCGCGATGGAGGAAGAACCCGTCGGCGTCGTCCGCGACACCGTGACCGAGTTCGGCGGCGAGGGGTGTACGCTCTGGGGTGTGGGGTCGGACGCGGGCGGCGAGGCAGTCGCCTCGCCGCCCGACGCGACGATGTACAACACGGCGCTCGTGCGCTATCTCGACTACATGGACTCGTTTCTCGCGCCCGGCGAGACGCCCCACCCGAGCGACAACGTCGCCGGAATACTCGCCTGCGGGGAGTACGCCGACGCTTCCGGGGAGGACCTCCTGACCGCCGTCGGCGTGGCCTACGAGGTGCAGGGCGCGCTCGCGTGGAACGCGCCGGTCCGTGACCGCGGGTGGGACCACGTTACCCACACCGTGATTTCCGCTGCTTGCGGTGCCGGGACGATTCTGGGCTTGGACCGCGAACCCCTCCGGTCGGCAATCGGTATCGCGGGCACCGGGCACAACGCCCTCCGCGTCACTCGAACCGAGGGCATCTCGGAGTGGAAGGGCATCGCGTCGGCCAACGCCGCCCGGAACGCGGTCTACTCTGCGTTCCTCGCCAAGCACGGGATGGACGGCCCGAAGAACCTCTTCGAGGGCCAGAAGGGGTGGAAACAGACGATTTCGGGCGACTTCGAGGCCGAGTTCACGCCCGCGGAGCGCGTCCACGACGTGATGACCAAAAAGTACGTCGCCGAGACGTACGCCCAGTCCGCCGTCGAGGGCGTCATCGAACTCGCCGAACGCGAGGACATCGACCCCGACGAGGTGGAGAAGATTCGCCTCGACACCTTCGCCGGGGCGAAACTCATCATCGGCGGCGGCGAGGGGAGTCGCTACGAAGTCGAGACCAAAGCGCAGGCAGACCACTCCCTGCCGTACATGCTCGCGGCGGCGCTGGTGGACCGCGAGATGGGCAACGACCAGTACGACCCCGAGCGCATCCGCCGGGACGACGTGCAGGAACTCCTCCGGAAGGTGGAAGTCTCGGCGGACTCGGACCTCACCGCCCGGTTCGAGAACGGCGAGATGCCCGCCGTCGTCGCCGTCGAGACGGCCGACGGGACCACCTACCTCGTGGAGAAAGACCACTTCGAGGGCCACCCCAACGACCCGATGTCGTGGGACGAGATAGAGAGAAAATTCCACGAAACCGCCGGAATGCGCTACGACGAAGCCAAGCGCGACGAGATAATCGAGACCGTGCTTCAGTTGGAGGACCGCGACGTTACCGATTTGGTCGCGCTACTCGGTTAG
- a CDS encoding phosphosulfolactate synthase gives MDRAFDFLHVNERESKPREKGITEIRGPYYDPMGPRELRDILDTMGEYVDIYKFSGGSFALMPEEAVEELIAVCHEYDVQVSTGGFVENVLVRDHDKVEQYVEEAGNLGFDIVEISSGFVAIDTDDLVALTEMVQQKGLKAKPEINVQFGAGGASSVEELESEAAIDPASAIREAQRHLDAGAYKIMVESEGITERVREWRTDVAFEIANEVGVENCVFEAADPEVFEWYIKNFGPEVNLFVDNSQIVELECMRSGLWGKKSSWGRITSFDPE, from the coding sequence ATGGACCGAGCATTCGACTTTCTGCACGTCAACGAGCGTGAATCGAAACCGCGGGAGAAGGGTATCACCGAGATTCGGGGGCCGTACTACGACCCGATGGGACCGCGCGAGTTGCGCGACATCCTCGACACGATGGGCGAGTACGTGGACATTTACAAGTTTTCGGGCGGGTCGTTCGCACTGATGCCCGAGGAGGCCGTCGAGGAACTAATCGCGGTGTGCCACGAGTACGACGTACAGGTCTCGACCGGCGGGTTCGTGGAGAACGTCCTCGTCAGGGACCACGACAAAGTAGAGCAGTACGTCGAGGAGGCCGGGAATCTGGGATTCGACATCGTGGAAATTTCCTCGGGGTTCGTCGCCATCGACACCGACGACCTCGTGGCGCTGACCGAGATGGTCCAACAGAAGGGACTGAAGGCCAAGCCCGAAATCAACGTCCAGTTCGGCGCTGGCGGCGCGTCGTCGGTCGAGGAGTTGGAGAGCGAGGCCGCAATCGACCCGGCGAGCGCGATTCGTGAGGCACAGCGCCACCTCGACGCCGGGGCGTACAAAATCATGGTCGAGTCGGAGGGCATCACCGAACGCGTCCGGGAGTGGCGGACGGACGTGGCCTTCGAAATCGCCAACGAAGTCGGCGTCGAGAACTGCGTGTTCGAGGCGGCCGACCCCGAGGTGTTCGAGTGGTACATCAAGAACTTCGGGCCGGAGGTCAACCTCTTCGTGGACAACTCCCAAATCGTGGAACTGGAGTGCATGCGCTCGGGTCTCTGGGGCAAGAAGAGTTCGTGGGGCCGAATCACCTCGTTCGACCCGGAGTAA
- a CDS encoding RNA-guided endonuclease InsQ/TnpB family protein, translating to MVAVTVTAKFHNPSLSRRKEWQHASRLYRDTKQFCINGWENGDFGKSVTTASIDNGLYSAIQNQAIRGAKSDHNKDGAVRYRESQPFAVNNQNWELDMTENGTVVVGFPCVSQWWYTPIEVYDEIADPVDRLVEGDAKTRLQVYRRGDDWYCTFNVEYDTDTSGETPIGVDIGERHILAVTAYGEDESMLVSGGEAKYVRRKYRSLRDSLSQAGALRARNRVGDKERRRIRDLNHNLSRRLITFAEQFENPVTRMEDLEGIRENSSWSGVHSWHFHQLQQFITYKAERAGIRVEKVDAYHTSQRCSACGSMGTRDGDHFSCSECNRGRHADLNASENIAQREGEPFTA from the coding sequence ATGGTCGCGGTGACTGTCACCGCGAAGTTCCACAACCCATCCCTCTCACGGCGCAAAGAGTGGCAACACGCCTCTCGACTCTACCGTGACACCAAACAGTTCTGTATCAACGGATGGGAAAACGGAGACTTCGGCAAATCCGTGACCACCGCCAGCATCGACAACGGACTCTACTCGGCTATCCAGAACCAAGCCATTCGAGGGGCGAAATCCGACCACAACAAGGACGGAGCGGTTCGATACCGAGAGAGTCAACCGTTCGCCGTCAACAACCAGAACTGGGAACTCGACATGACCGAGAACGGAACGGTCGTCGTCGGCTTCCCATGCGTCTCCCAATGGTGGTACACACCCATCGAGGTGTACGACGAGATTGCCGACCCCGTAGACCGACTGGTCGAGGGTGACGCAAAGACGCGCCTGCAAGTGTACCGTCGCGGAGACGACTGGTATTGTACGTTCAACGTCGAGTACGACACCGATACGTCGGGTGAGACGCCCATCGGTGTCGATATTGGTGAACGGCACATCCTCGCGGTGACGGCCTACGGTGAAGACGAGTCGATGCTCGTGTCGGGTGGTGAGGCGAAGTACGTTCGACGCAAATATCGTTCCCTACGCGATTCGCTTTCACAAGCGGGTGCGCTTCGCGCACGTAACCGTGTGGGTGACAAAGAACGGCGTCGAATCAGAGACCTGAATCACAACCTCTCCCGTCGTCTCATCACGTTCGCCGAACAGTTCGAGAACCCCGTCACTCGGATGGAAGACCTCGAAGGTATCCGCGAGAACAGCTCGTGGTCAGGTGTCCACTCGTGGCACTTCCACCAACTCCAACAGTTCATCACGTACAAAGCCGAACGCGCCGGTATCCGTGTCGAGAAGGTTGACGCCTACCACACGAGTCAGCGGTGTTCGGCGTGTGGCTCGATGGGAACCCGTGATGGCGACCACTTTTCGTGTTCGGAGTGCAACCGTGGACGACACGCCGACCTGAACGCTTCGGAGAACATCGCACAAAGGGAGGGAGAACCATTCACTGCCTAA
- a CDS encoding CGCGG family rSAM-modified RiPP protein → MRATSGDGDPDRDHDVNLDSDVSPITDRVHDNSWSANLEKPHHADSRDLVVAQARTAVEHTAAGNHVNLVTHGDHGHPETYLFDALDDAFGDDVRREYVEQCGCGGHVTRVHVE, encoded by the coding sequence ATGAGAGCGACCAGCGGCGACGGCGACCCGGACCGCGACCACGACGTGAACCTCGATAGCGACGTAAGTCCCATCACCGACCGCGTTCACGACAACTCGTGGTCGGCCAACCTCGAAAAGCCCCATCACGCCGACAGTCGGGACCTCGTGGTCGCGCAGGCCCGGACTGCGGTCGAACACACCGCGGCCGGGAACCACGTCAACCTCGTGACTCACGGCGACCACGGCCACCCGGAGACGTACCTCTTCGACGCGCTCGACGACGCCTTCGGCGATGACGTGCGGCGGGAGTACGTCGAGCAGTGTGGCTGTGGCGGCCACGTCACGCGGGTTCACGTAGAGTAG
- a CDS encoding twin-arginine translocation signal domain-containing protein, translated as MQNSPTRRGFLRASAAGTVVSGALVGGSRSVAAETVTLSGTVTAESGADLRRDEIDASGRDAFKDPHRRRRELRGGGSRER; from the coding sequence ATGCAGAACTCGCCGACCCGCAGAGGTTTTCTCAGGGCGAGCGCCGCCGGAACGGTCGTGTCGGGGGCGCTCGTCGGTGGTTCCCGGTCAGTCGCCGCCGAGACGGTGACGCTGTCCGGGACCGTGACCGCCGAGAGCGGGGCCGACCTTCGGCGCGACGAAATCGACGCGTCGGGCCGGGACGCGTTCAAGGACCCGCATCGACGCCGACGGGAACTTCGAGGTGGAGGTTCCCGCGAGCGGTGA